From a region of the Helianthus annuus cultivar XRQ/B chromosome 5, HanXRQr2.0-SUNRISE, whole genome shotgun sequence genome:
- the LOC110942425 gene encoding E3 ubiquitin-protein ligase UPL2 isoform X1, with protein MLSIPIHNHQVRQVTTTTMAATLRSNLPSRLRHLLSADGGGGLVTPNFTLHSDTPLNVKTFIDTVIQCPLQDIAIPLSAFRWEYNKGIFHHWRPLFLHFDTYFKTYLSTRKDLSLADDIVEEEDDTPFPKQSVLQILRVMQIILENCQNKSSFTGLEHLKLLLASTDPEVLIATLETLSSLVRINSSKLHATGKLVGCGSINSCLLSLAQGWGSKEEGLGLYSCVVSNEKTPDDSLSLSPSTDSDKSQNRMRSTLYFELHGTHTQDVGPSASVIHIPDLHTWKEDDLFIMKQLVEKYNVGPEHRFLLLTRIRYAHAFRSPRISRLYSKICLLAFNVLVQSGDSHDELVSFFANEPEYTNELIRLVKSEETISPTIRMLAIHALGSQVAAYSSSHERARILSTGGSRVIFINVLQKEISSLNKSTDPPSIAFIEALLQFHLLQVITTSSPGNIIRGSGMVSTFLPLLDDTEPTHMNLVCLAVKTLQKLMDYSNSAVTLLQDLGGVDLLTNRLHIEVVRMIDSMRIGESSDTIDDHIHSQHRLIRVLLKALSSATYASASTTRSQNPHDISLPATLSMIFKNMDTFGGDIYSSAVQVMCEMIHKDPTCYASLDEIGLPNAFLLSVTAGVLPSSKSLACVPNGLGAICLNTKGLEVVKEKSSLRFLVDIFTDEKYVLPMNDAIVPLANAVEELLRHVSSLRVTGVDLIIEIINKIASIEDRKGAEQSGKVDVSNVTDMDTEEKEKSTMEGDSNEPFIQSCIFHVMVLVHRTMENAETCRLFVEKNGIDALLKLLLRPSITQSSKGMSIALHSTMVFKSFTQHHSAALASAFCSSLRQHLKSTLTGFDLLSGSFLLDPKSTPDARVLSSLFLVEFLLFLAASKDNRWITALLQEFGNGSKDVLEDIGRIHREILWQIALLEDTKFEKNEDVSDGAADVSQPSESEEQRLDSFRQFLDPLMRRRMSGWSFESQFFDLINLYRDLTHASGTHGPSEPRSGAGQRSTPSGTSDMIRSLSIHITHLFQELGKAMLLPSRRRDDLETVTPSRSVASTFAAITLDHMDFEGHMASWSAKCRYLGKVVDFIDGILLEKSDSCNPILLNCLYSRGVIKSVMTTFEATSELLFTVNKTPASPMETDDGVLKQTDTEEPVHSWINDSLANYGKLMDHLVTSSFILSSSAKQLLTQPLVNGGSIHLPQDPEVFVRVLQSMILKTVLPLWTHPQFTDCNDDFIATVISIIRHVFSGVEVKNVSNGGSHPTAPLSETSISTIVEMGFSRSRAEEALRQIGSNSVELAMEWLFSHPEQVPEDNELARALAMSLGNNSSNAKESVANETNQQIEEETVQLPPVDELLSTCKKLLQVKDSLAFSVRDLLFMICSQDDGQYRSNVVTFIVDQIADNGKNTMMISSLFHVLALLLKDDNDLREVASKSGLVKVAADLLSDWNSENENIQTVPKWVTPAFLAVDRLAHVDQKLNADIISELLKKDAVVIDEEKQNKVQPDIGLIDIEDQKRLVEISCHYLKNHLPAETIHAVLQLCSTLTRDHSVAVSFLNAGGLPLLLSLPANSLFVGFDNVAATIIRHILEDPQTLQQAMESEIKQSVVTAVNRQSSSRLTPHNFLLNLTSVISRDPVVFMRAAQSVCQIEMVGDRPYVILLKGKSKEKEKTETMADGKLPEANVKHVKAHRKPPLSFVNVIELLLDSVMNFVLPVKDEAVALSGDEASLTDMDIDSILNKGKGKEHENESGGQELYASLAKLVFILKLLTDILLVYGPSVHVLLRRDGEITQKGHTSIRGGGVFHHILHQFLPYSRNSKKEKKTDVDWRHKLANRASQFLVAACVRSAEARKRVFVGINNVFTDFVNSSIVPQPPGNDIQAFVDLLSDVVAARSPTGSSISSEASVSFIDVGLIRSLTLILQVLDLDHPDSLKVAPGIVKVLEVVTKEHVHAAEKGDNTTKPLDHTENEQTENIGDISQSRETEPATDDMEHDQDNDVPPSEDDYMHETSGNTNGFDSVGIRFEIQPDSQESLDEDDDEMSGDEGDEGDEEEEEEEEEEEDGGNNDLEDEVHHHLPHLDTDQDDNEIDEDEFDEDMIEEEDDEEDEEDGEGDGDGRVILGLSEEMNGINMLDHIEVFGRDNDDTFHMMPVEVFGSRRQGRTTSIYNLLGRSRETSAPAQHPLLIDPSSRPVSSRQAGNTRDRNLESTSSRLDSVFRSLRNGRRGHRSSMWADDLQTGGSNPSSIPSGLEDLLVSHLRPPTPVNPPDHDTGIEGHTQDETAGMVPEPTTENTGNSDPAVNESQTSIRHPQSDHNSAEGVSQENNENETTLGESHRSLDVEIGSANASLVNTTITSASGSLHSVPEVSENHSQEIEQGAAAADARIDPTFLDALPDELRAEVLSGQSGPVTQVLNTEHQNGGVNDIDPEFLAALPPDIRAEVLAQQQAQAVQRSQELEGQPVEMDTVSIIATFPSEIREEVLLTSSDDVLSNLTPALVAEANMLRERFRRHNRTLFGMFPRSRRGESSRGGEGSLDRVSGTITHRSTGSQPIETEGAPLVDTKDLKAMTRLLRVVQPLYKPQLQRLLLNLCAHVDTRSAMIKILMDLLVLDTRNPNSDLNASEPSYRLYACQSHLMYSRAQSFDGVPPLVSRRVLETLTFLARNHKFVAKLLLQFRIQTSDQARGKAVMIVQDDESEKHQYHDGVLAITLLLSLLKQPLYLRSIAHLEQLLNLLDVIIDNAERMQVSVPHGEPVAEESAQMSTLDGETNPNSKLSKIDDASKPSSSGVHTENESHTILLNLPQAELRLLCSLLANESLSDNAYALVADILKKLVAIAPLHCHLFITELAGSMKNLTKLAINELRVFGEMEKALINTSGSDGAAILRVIQALSSLVATLNQEKDNVALENEQSATLALVNDINADLEPLWMELSTCISKIESFTDTTPEVSSSSSINLTSRPSAFPPLPAGTQNILPHIESFFVTSEKLHFGHDSDDVNVPESHLKPLGTSVKVDEKNVAFVRFAEKHRKLLNGFIRQNPGLLEKSFSVMLKVPRFIDFDNKRSYFRSKIKHQHEPHHHSGLRISVRRAYILEDSYNQLRMRSTEELKGRLTVHFQGEEGIDGGGLTREWYQLLSRVIFDKGALLFTTVGNESTFQPNPNSVFQTEHISYFKFVGRVVGKALFDGQLLDVHFTRSFYKHMLGAKVTYHDIEAIDPGYFKNLKWMLENDISDVLDLTFSIDADEEKLILFEKAQVTDYELIPGGRNIRVTEENKHEYVNLIAEHRLTTAIRPQINAFLEGFNELIPRGNISIFHDKELELLISGLPDIDLDDMRANTEYSGYSAASPVIHWFWEVAQGLSKEDKARLLQFVTGTSKVPLEGFSALQGISGSQKFQIHKAYGSSDRLPSAHTCFNQLDLPEYPSKQHLEERLLLAIHEANEGFGFG; from the exons ATGTTATCAATCCCTATACACAACCACCAGGTCCGTCAAG tAACAACAACAACCATGGCTGCTACCCTAAGATCCAACTTGCCGTCGAGGTTACGCCACCTTCTATCCGCTGACGGAGGAGGAGGACTTGTTACTCCCAATTTTACACTCCACTCCGATACT CCTCTAAACGTAAAGACATTTATTGACACAGTGATTCAGTGTCCATTGCAAGACATAGCCATCCCTCTCTCAGCTTTCCGTTGGGAGTACAACAAG GGAATTTTTCATCATTGGAGGCCACTCTTCTTGCACTTTGATACATACTTCAAGACATATTTGTCTACTAGGAAGGATCTTTCCTTGGCAGATGATATtgtagaagaagaagatgataccccTTTCCCAAAGCAATCAGTCCTCCAAATTCTGCGTGTCATGCAAATCATCTTAGAGAATTGCCAAAACAAGAGCTCATTTACTGGCTTAGAG CATTTGAAGCTCTTGCTTGCATCAACTGATCCTGAGGTCCTCATTGCAACATTAGAGACTCTTTCATCATTAGTGAGAATAAATTCTTCAAAGCTTCATGCAACTGGGAAGCTTGTTGGATGTGGTTCTATAAACAGCTGTCTTTTGTCATTAGCACAAGGATGGGGGAGCAAGGAAGAAGGGTTGGGTTTATATTCATGTGTTGTTTCAAACGAAAAGACCCCAGACGATAGTCTTTCCTTATCTCCTTCTACTGATAGTGATAAATCTCAAAATCGCATGAGGTCGACTCTATATTTCGAGTTGCATGGCACACATACCCAAGATGTGGGTCCCTCCGCAAGTGTTATTCACATTCCAGATCTTCATACATGGAAGGAGGATGATCTGTTTATTATGAAGCAACTGGTGGAGAAGTACAACGTGGGTCCCGAACATCGGTTTTTGTTGCTGACTAGGATCAGGTATGCACACGCTTTCCGCTCACCCAGAATATCTAGGCTGTACAGCAAGATATGTCTTCTTGCCTTCAATGTTCTTGTTCAATCTGGTGATTCACATGATGAGCTCGTGTCTTTTTTTGCAAACGAACCTGAATATACAAACGAGCTAATCAGGCTTGTGAAATCTGAAGAAACCATATCTCCAACTATTCGTATGCTTGCAATTCACGCTCTTGGGTCTCAAGTAGCTGCCTATTCTTCATCTCATGAGCGGGCCCGCATTTTGAGTACAGGTGGAAGCCGTGTGATCTTTATTAATGTGCTGCAAAAGGAGATTTCATCGTTAAACAAGTCTACTGATCCACCGTCTATTGCATTCATTGAAGCACTCCTTCAATTTCACTTACTTCAAGTGATAACAACTTCAAGTCCTGGAAACATTATACGGGGTTCGGGAATGGTTTCAACTTTTTTACCCCTGTTAGATGACACCGAGCCCACGCACATGAATCTTGTCTGTTTGGCTGTGAAGACTCTACAAAAACTCATGGATTACAGCAATTCAGCAGTCACTCTTTTACAAGACTTAGGAGGAGTTGACCTTTTGACCAACCGACTGCATATAGAAGTTGTTAGAATGATTGATTCAATGAGAATTGGGGAGTCCTCAGACACAATTGATGATCATATTCATTCACAACACAGGCTTATTAGGGTTTTATTAAAGGCACTTAGTTCAGCTACTTACGCTTCAGCAAGTACTACAAGATCTCAGAATCCTCATGATATCTCCCTACCAGCAACTCTTTCAATGATCTTTAAAAACATGGATACATTTGGAGGTGATATATATTCATCAGCTGTGCAGGTTATGTGTGAGATGATTCACAAAGATCCTACATGCTATGCATCATTAGATGAAATTGGTCTTCCCAATGCCTTCTTATTATCAGTGACAGCTGGTGTTCTTCCTTCTTCCAAGTCTCTTGCATGTGTCCCGAATGGTCTCGGTGCGATTTGTCTCAATACAAAGGGGTTAGAGGTGGTAAAAGAAAAGTCATCATTGAGGTTTTTGGTTGACATTTTTACTGACGAGAAATATGTCCTTCCAATGAATGATGCTATCGTGCCTTTAGCAAATGCTGTTGAGGAACTTTTGCGTCATGTCTCTTCACTTAGAGTCACCGGTGTAGATTTGATTATTgaaattattaataaaattgCATCAATTGAGGACCGCAAAGGTGCAGAACAGTCGGGAAAAGTCGATGTGAGTAATGTTACGGATATGGATACTGAAGAGAAAGAAAAGTCAACCATGGAAGGAGATAGTAACGAGCCATTCATCCAATCATGCATTTTTCATGTGATGGTGTTAGTTCATAGAACAATGGAAAACGCTGAAACATGTCGGCTTTTTGTGGAAAAAAACGGTATCGACGCTTTATTGAAGCTTTTATTAAGACCAAGTATAACTCAGTCTTCTAAAGGGATGTCTATTGCTTTGCATAGCACAATGGTCTTCAAAAGTTTTACTCAGCATCATTCTGCTGCTTTGGCAAGTGCCTTTTGTTCCTCTTTAAGGCAGCATTTAAAGTCAACTCTAACCGGATTTGATCTTCTTTCCGGATCTTTTCTTTTGGATCCCAAATCCACCCCAGATGCAAGGGTTCTCTCTTCGCTTtttcttgttgaatttcttctgTTTTTAGCTGCCTCAAAAGACAATCGATGGATTACTGCATTGCTCCAAGAATTTGGAAACGGAAGCAAGGATGTTCTAGAAGATATCGGAAGAATTCATCGCGAGATTTTATGGCAGATTGCTTTACTCGAAGATACCAAGTTTGAAAAAAATGAGGATGTTAGTGACGGTGCTGCTGATGTGTCACAGCCTTCAGAATCTGAAGAACAAAGATTGGATTCTTTTAGGCAGTTTCTTGATCCGTTAATGAGAAGAAGAATGTCTGGATGGAGTTTTGAGTCACaattttttgatttgattaacCTGTATCGTGATCTCACCCATGCCTCTGGCACACATGGTCCATCAGAACCACGTAGTGGTGCTGGTCAACGGTCAACCCCTTCTGGAACTTCAGACATGATACGGTCACTATCTATACACATCACCCATTTGTTTCAAGAGCTAGGAAAAGCTATGCTGCTTCCTTCTAGAAGACGAGATGACTTGGAGACTGTAACTCCTTCAAGATCTGTGGCTTCTACATTTGCTGCCATCACACTTGATCATATGGATTTTGAAGGACACATGGCATCCTGGTCAGCAAAATGTCGTTACCTGGGGAAGGTTGTAGATTTTATTGATGGCATTCTACTAGAAAAGTCTGATTCTTGTAATCCCATCCTGTTAAATTGTTTGTATAGTCGTGGGGTTATTAAGTCAGTTATGACCACATTTGAAGCCACCAGTGAGTTACTTTTCACTGTCAACAAAACTCCTGCATCTCCAATGGAGACTGATGACGGAGTTTTAAAGCAAACAGACACAGAAGAACCGGTTCATTCATGGATTAATGATTCATTAGCCAACTATGGTAAACTTATGGATCACCTCGTGACTTCATCTTTTATTTTGTCGTCTTCTGCCAAACAATTGCTTACACAACCCCTTGTAAATGGAGGAAGCATTCATCTTCCACAGGATCCCGAGGTTTTTGTTAGGGTCCTACAATCTATGATCTTGAAAACCGTGCTTCCGTTATGGACTCATCCTCAGTTTACGGATTGTAATGATGATTTCATCGCTACTGTAATATCTATCATCCGTCATGTCTTTTCTGGGGTCGAAGTGAAAAATGTAAGCAATGGCGGGTCACATCCGACTGCTCCTTTGAGTGAAACGAGCATTTCGACAATAGTTGAAATGGGGTTTTCAAGATCTCGTGCAGAGGAGGCTTTGAGGCAAATTGGGTCAAACAGTGTTGAGTTGGCGATGGAATGGTTATTCTCACATCCTGAGCAAGTCCCAGAAGATAATGAACTTGCTCGTGCACTTGCTATGTCTCTTGGTAATAATTCATCTAATGCAAAAGAAAGCGTTGCAAATGAAACCAATCAACAGATTGAAGAGGAAACTGTGCAGTTGCCACCTGTTGATGAATTGTTATCCACATGTAAGAAGCTTCTACAAGTAAAGGATTCTTTAGCATTTTCAGTTCGCGACCTTCTTTTTATGATATGTTCACAGGATGATGGTCAATACAGATCAAATGTTGTAACGTTTATCGTTGACCAGATTGCTGACAATGGAAAGAATACGATGATGATATCTTCCCTCTTCCATGTTCTTGCTTTGCTTCTTAAAGATGATAATGACTTGAGGGAAGTTGCTTCCAAAAGTGGTCTGGTTAAAGTTGCTGCAGATCTTTTGTCGGATTGGAACTCTGAGAATGAAAATATACAAACTGTTCCTAAATGGGTGACACCAGCTTTTCTCGCTGTTGACCGCCTTGCTCATGTGGACCAAAAGCTGAATGCTGATATTATTTCAGAGCTATTAAAGAAAGATGCTGTTGTGATTGATGAAGAAAAACAAAATAAGGTTCAACCCGATATAGGGCTTATTGATATAGAAGATCAAAAGAGACTTGTTGAAATATCTTGTCATTATTTAAAGAATCACCTTCCTGCTGAAACAATTCATGCTGTTCTTCAACTATGTTCCACACTTACAAGAGATCATTCTGTTGCTGTTAGCTTCTTAAATGCTGGTGGTTTGCCTTTGCTGCTATCTTTGCCTGCAAATAGTCTGTTTGTTGGTTTTGATAATGTTGCGGCTACTATCATTCGCCATATTCTTGAAGACCCACAAACACTCCAACAAGCTATGGAATCTGAAATAAAACAGAGTGTTGTGACAGCTGTCAATCGACAATCCAGTAGCAGGCTCACACCCCATAACTTCCTCTTGAATTTGACTTCTGTTATTTCACGTGATCCTGTTGTTTTTATGCGGGCGGCCCAGTCTGTATGCCAAATTGAGATGGTTGGTGACAGACCATATGTTATATTGCTTAAAGGCAAgtccaaagaaaaagaaaaaacagAGACTATGGCTGATGGAAAACTTCCTGAGGCAAATGTGAAGCATGTTAAAGCTCATAGAAAACCGCCTCTGAGTTTTGTGAATGTAATTGAGCTGCTATTGGATTCAGTTATGAATTTTGTGCTACCTGTAAAAGATGAGGCTGTGGCATTGTCTGGAGACGAGGCATCATTAACTGATATGGACATCGATTCGATATTAAACAAGGGTAAGGGGAAGGAACATGAAAATGAAAGTGGTGGGCAGGAACTTTATGCCTCGCTAGCGAAACTTGTATTCATTCTCAAGCTTTTAACAGATATTCTCTTGGTGTATGGTCCATCAGTTCATGTTCTGCTTCGAAGAGATGGTGAAATTACTCAAAAGGGTCATACTAGTATTCGTGGAGGTGGAGTATTTCATCATATTCTTCATCAGTTTCTTCCTTATTCAAGAAATTCTAAAAAGGAGAAAAAGACAGATGTTGACTGGAGACATAAACTAGCAAACCGAGCTAGTCAGTTTTTGGTGGCTGCGTGTGTGCGTTCTGCAGAGGCAAGGAAGAGAGTTTTTGTGGGGATTAATAATGTTTTTACTGATTTTGTTAATTCTTCTATAGTTCCTCAACCACCAGGAAATGATATCCAGGCTTTTGTTGATTTGCTGAGTGATGTGGTGGCAGCCCGTTCACCAACAGGCTCTTCAATTTCAAGTGAAGCTTCGGTTTCGTTTATTGATGTTGGTCTGATAAGGTCACTTACGCTAATTTTGCAAGTGTTGGACCTGGACCATCCCGACTCACTTAAGGTGGCACCTGGGATTGTAAAGGTTCTAGAGGTGGTCACTAAAGAACATGTCCATGCCGCTGAGAAAGGTGATAATACAACAAAACCTCTAGATCATACAGAAAACGAACAAACAGAAAATATTGGTGATATATCTCAGTCTAGAGAAACTGAGCCTGCTACAGATGACATGGAACATGATCAGGATAATGATGTTCCTCCAAGTGAAGATGATTACATGCATGAAACTTCTGGTAACACAAATGGTTTTGATTCTGTGGGAATAAGATTTGAAATCCAACCTGATAGTCAAGAGAGTCTagatgaagacgatgatgaaATGTCAGGGGATGAAGGAGATGAaggagatgaagaagaagaagaggaagaagaagaagaagaagatggaggAAACAATGATCTTGAAGATGAAGTCCATCATCATTTGCCTCATCTTGACACAGATCAAGATGACAATGAAATTGATGAAGATGAATTTGATGAGGATATGAttgaggaagaagatgatgaggaggatgaggAGGATGGTGAAGGTGATGGTGATGGTAGAGTTATATTAGGACTGAGTGAGGAAATGAATGGGATTAACATGCTGGATCATATTGAGGTTTTTGGCAGAGATAATGATGACACATTCCACATGATGCCTGTTGAAGTTTTTGGTTCAAGACGTCAAGGTCGTACCACATCCATCTATAATCTTCTTGGGAGATCTCGTGAGACATCAGCTCCAGCTCAGCATCCACTTCTAATCGACCCTTCGTCACGTCCGGTTTCATCTCGACAAGCAG GCAACACTCGTGACAGAAATTTGGAGTCAACTTCATCACGTTTGGATTCGGTATTTAGATCTTTGAGAAATGGGCGCCGTGGACACCGTTCAAGCATGTGGGCTGATGACCTTCAAACGGGTGGATCAAACCCTTCCAGCATTCCTTCAGGTCTTGAAGATTTGTTGGTTTCTCATTTGAGACCTCCAACCCCTGTGAATCCGCCTGATCATGACACAGGAATAGAGGGTCATACACAAGATGAGACTGCTGGGATGGTACCTGAACCCACCACCGAGAACACTGGTAATAGTGACCCCGCAGTAAATGAATCTCAAACATCCATTAGACATCCTCAATCTGATCACAATTCTGCTGAAGGTGTGAGCCAAGAAAACAATGAAAATGAGACTACATTAGGAGAAAGTCATAGAAGCTTGGATGTGGAAATTGGAAGTGCAAATGCATCACTTGTGAATACAACTATAACATCAGCAAGCGGGTCCCTTCATAGTGTACCTGAGGTATCAGAAAACCATAGTCAAGAAATAGAGCAAGGTGCTGCAGCTGCTGATGCACGGATTGACCCTACATTCCTGGATGCACTTCCTGATGAATTGCGTGCTGAGGTTTTATCTGGTCAATCAGGTCCAGTGACACAAGTTTTAAATACTGAACATCAGAATGGTGGGGTCAATGACATTGACCCTGAATTCCTTGCCGCACTCCCGCCAGATATTCGAGCAGAAGTTTTAGCACAACAACAAGCACAAGCGGTACAACGGTCACAAGAATTGGAAGGTCAACCTGTGGAGATGGATACTGTCTCGATAATCGCTACATTTCCTTCAGAAATACGGGAAGAG GTTCTCTTAACGTCATCTGATGATGTTCTTTCCAATCTTACACCGGCGCTTGTTGCTGAGGCAAACATGTTGAGAGAGAGGTTCCGACGCCACAACCGGACACTTTTTGGTATGTTCCCTAGAAGTAGGAGGGGTGAATCTTCTAGAGGAGGTGAAGGAAGCCTGGATCGAGTTAGTGGGACCATTACTCATCGGTCAACAGGAAGTCAGCCCATTGAAACTGAAGGAGCTCCTTTAGTTGATACAAAAGATCTTAAAGCAATGACTCGTTTGCTTCGAGTAGTTCAG CCACTCTATAAACCTCAACTGCAGAGACTGCTCTTGAACCTATGTGCTCATGTTGACACCAGATCTGCTATGATAAAAATATTGATGGACCTTTTGGTTCTTGATACAAGAAATCCCAACAGTGATTTGAACGCTTCTGAGCCCTCCTATCGCCTTTATGCTTGCCAGAGTCATCTCATGTATTCTCGCGCTCAAAGTTTTGATG GTGTACCGCCATTGGTGTCACGTCGCGTTCTTGAAACACTAACATTTCTGGCCAGGAATCATAAATTTGTTGCAAAACTTTTGCTACAGTTTAGAATACAAACATCTGATCAGGCTCGTGGGAAAGCTGTTATGATTGTTCAAGATGATGAATCAGAAAAACATCAGTATCATGATGGTGTATTAGCCATAACATTGCTGTTAAGCCTCTTAAAGCAACCGCTTTATTTGAGAAGTATTGCACATCTTGAGCAG TTGCTAAACTTATTAGATGTCATCATTGATAATGCCGAACGTATGCAAGTGTCGGTTCCACATGGGGAACCTGTTGCTGAAGAATCTGCTCAAATGTCAACTTTAGATGGCGAAACAAATCCGAATAGTAAATTATCCAAGATTGATGATGCCTCTAAGCCCTCATCCTCTGGTGTTCATACCGAAAATGAATCTCATACTATTCTGCTAAATTTGCCACAAGCAGAACTCCGTCTTCTCTGCTCGTTGCTTGCAAATGAAAG TTTATCGGACAATGCTTACGCTCTTGTTGCTGATATATTGAAGAAGTTGGTCGCTATTGCTCCTCTTCACTGTCATTTGTTCATAACCGAGCTAGCTGGCTCTATGAAAAACTTGACTAAGTTAGCAATTAATGAACTACGCGTGTTTGGTGAAATGGAGAAAGCACTGATTAATACATCTGGTTCAGATGGAGCAGCAATCCTTAGGGTTATACAAGCGTTAAGCTCACTAGTTGCTACACTTAATCAAGAAAAAGACAACGTAGCTCTTGAAAACGAGCAATCTGCGACCCTTGCTTTAGTAAATGACATAAATGCTGATTTGGAGCCGTTATGGATGGAGTTGAGCACATGTATAAGCAAAATAGAGAGTTTTACTGACACTACCCCTGaagtatcttcttcatcatcaataAACTTAACATCAAGACCTAGTGCATTTCCACCACTGCCTGCTGGCACTCAGAATATCTTGCCGCACATAGAATCATTCTTTGTGACGAGTGAGAAGTTGCATTTCGGGCATGATTCTGATGATGTCAATGTTCCCGAGAGTCATTTGAAACCGTTAGGGACTTCTGTAAAAGTTGATGAAAAGAATGTTGCTTTTGTAAGATTTGCCGAGAAACACAGGAAGCTTCTTAATGGTTTTATCAGACAAAACCCGGGATTGCTTGAGAAGTCCTTCTCGGTTATGCTAAAGGTTCCTCGTTTTATCGATTTCGACAATAAACGCTCGTACTTCAGATCGAAAATTAAGCATCAACATGAGCCTCATCATCATAGTGGTTTGAGAATATCTGTTAGAAGAGCATATATACTTGAAGATTCATATAATCAGCTGCGAATGAGATCCACTGAAGAGTTGAAGGGTAGGCTGACTGTACATTTTCAAGGGGAAGAAGGTATTGATGGAGGTGGACTTACGAGGGAATGGTATCAGTTGTTATCGAGGGTAATTTTTGATAAGGGAGCTTTGCTTTTTACAACTGTTGGTAATGAGTCAACCTTTCAACCAAATCCAAATTCTGTTTTTCAGACAGAACACATCTCGTACTTCAAATTTGTTGGCAGAGTT GTTGGGAAAGCACTATTTGATGGGCAGTTGCTTGATGTTCATTTTACAAGATCTTTTTACAAGCATATGCTTGGGGCAAAAGTAACCTACCATGACATTGAAGCAATTGACCCAGGTTACTTCAAAAACTTGAAGTGGATGCTTGAG AATGATATTAGTGATGTTTTAGACCTAACATTTAGCATTGACGCCGATGAAGAGAAGCTAATCTTATTTGAGAAAGCACAA GTAACTGACTATGAACTGATCCCTGGTGGAAGAAATATTCGAGTTACAGAGGAAAACAAACATGAATATGTCAATCTCATTGCTGAGCATCGGTTAACAACTGCTATTCGCCCTCAGATAAACGCATTTTTGGAAGGTTTTAACGAGTTGATCCCTCGTGGTAATATATCCATCTTTCATGACAAGGAATTGGAATTGTTGATAAGCGGACTTCCAGATATCGACT TGGATGACATGAGGGCGAACACAGAGTATTCGGGGTACAGTGCTGCATCTCCTGTTATTCATTGGTTTTGGGAAGTTGCTCAAGGCTTAAGCAAAGAAGATAAGGCCCGTTTATTGCAATTTGTCACTGGCACCTCAAAG GTACCTTTAGAAGGGTTCAGTGCTTTGCAAGGTATATCTGGATCCCAGAAGTTTCAGATTCACAAGGCATACGGAAGCTCTGACCGTTTGCCTTCTGCTCATACATG TTTCAACCAGTTGGATCTACCTGAATATCCCTCTAAGCAACACCTGGAAGAGAGACTCCTGCTTGCAATTCAT